The Opitutales bacterium ASA1 genome window below encodes:
- a CDS encoding RNA-binding S4 domain-containing protein has protein sequence MAEASDVRIDKWLWAARVFKTRGLALEACKAGHVKILDQPVKPARPVHVGEILIVRTAAAHTRTLRVVGVSDKRVGPKLVPTLLDDLTPPEELERIRLSFAQQVLARPKGSGRPTKRDRRQLDDLVAPEGF, from the coding sequence ATGGCGGAAGCGTCCGACGTTCGCATCGACAAGTGGCTTTGGGCCGCTCGCGTCTTCAAAACGCGAGGGCTCGCGCTCGAAGCCTGCAAGGCCGGGCACGTGAAGATCCTCGATCAACCCGTGAAACCGGCACGCCCGGTGCACGTCGGCGAGATCTTGATCGTGCGGACGGCCGCCGCTCACACGCGAACCCTGCGGGTCGTCGGAGTAAGCGACAAACGAGTCGGGCCGAAGCTCGTGCCGACGCTCCTCGATGATCTCACGCCGCCCGAAGAGCTGGAGCGCATCCGCCTTTCGTTCGCCCAACAGGTGCTTGCGCGTCCCAAAGGCTCGGGCCGCCCGACCAAACGCGATCGGAGGCAGCTCGACGACCTCGTCGCACCTGAAGGATTCTGA
- a CDS encoding Gfo/Idh/MocA family oxidoreductase produces the protein MNAPLSRRDFVFRSSLASAAALAVPTVLAAQASAPAAAPTDGAAPAEGPDTRLRVAICGAGGRGMAAVDGLASENIVAICDVDEARCAEAVAAHPQARFFRDYRKMFESMAGEIDAVTVSTPDHTHFQIAMAAIQHGKHVFVEKPLTHSIWEARELTLAARKAGVATQMGNQGHANEGTRLMREWIQAGAIGKVHTVYHWTNRPIWPQGMRAPDHSKFIPVQPKTLDWDGWLGVAPDRPYDPAYVPFNWRGWWDFGTGALGDMGCHVMDAVYWALDLGAPEWVEAAGTEYNDQSPPKASVVTYQYGARGDMPPVKVVWYDGGLKPAYPKGVPVDTVLPESGSLLVGDGGVMMSDTYNSSVRLVPEEKMRAFAPNRPPRSIPRVEGGDHFAEWVRACKGGDKAGSNFDYAGPFTEAVLLGVVALRARHRIYWDAANARVTNDESANQYVRRPYRPGWGV, from the coding sequence ATGAATGCCCCATTGTCCCGCCGGGATTTCGTCTTTCGTTCCTCGCTCGCTTCGGCCGCCGCGCTCGCGGTGCCGACCGTCCTCGCCGCTCAGGCTTCGGCACCCGCGGCCGCTCCGACCGACGGCGCAGCTCCCGCCGAAGGACCCGACACGCGGCTGCGTGTCGCCATCTGTGGTGCCGGCGGGCGCGGCATGGCGGCCGTGGATGGGCTGGCCTCGGAGAACATCGTCGCGATCTGCGATGTGGACGAGGCTCGCTGTGCCGAGGCCGTCGCGGCGCATCCGCAGGCGCGCTTCTTCCGCGACTACCGGAAGATGTTCGAGAGCATGGCGGGCGAGATCGACGCGGTGACCGTGTCCACGCCCGACCATACGCACTTTCAGATCGCGATGGCGGCCATCCAACACGGCAAGCACGTCTTCGTGGAGAAGCCGTTGACTCATTCGATTTGGGAGGCGCGCGAGCTCACTCTCGCCGCTCGCAAGGCCGGAGTCGCCACTCAGATGGGAAACCAAGGCCACGCCAACGAGGGCACCCGGCTGATGCGCGAGTGGATTCAAGCGGGAGCGATCGGCAAGGTCCACACGGTCTACCATTGGACGAACCGCCCGATCTGGCCACAGGGCATGCGCGCACCCGACCACAGCAAGTTCATCCCGGTGCAGCCGAAGACGCTGGATTGGGACGGCTGGTTGGGCGTTGCCCCGGACCGACCCTACGATCCGGCTTACGTGCCGTTCAACTGGCGCGGCTGGTGGGACTTCGGTACCGGTGCGCTCGGCGACATGGGATGTCACGTGATGGACGCGGTCTACTGGGCTCTCGATCTCGGCGCGCCCGAATGGGTCGAAGCCGCCGGCACCGAGTACAACGACCAGTCTCCCCCGAAAGCTTCGGTGGTCACCTACCAGTACGGTGCGCGCGGCGACATGCCTCCCGTGAAGGTGGTCTGGTACGACGGGGGCTTGAAGCCCGCCTACCCGAAGGGCGTCCCCGTCGACACGGTCCTGCCCGAGAGCGGCTCGCTGCTCGTCGGCGACGGCGGCGTCATGATGAGCGACACCTACAATTCCTCCGTCCGACTCGTGCCCGAGGAGAAGATGCGGGCTTTCGCCCCGAACCGTCCGCCGCGTTCGATCCCACGCGTCGAGGGCGGAGACCACTTCGCCGAATGGGTGCGTGCGTGCAAAGGCGGCGACAAGGCCGGCTCGAATTTCGACTACGCGGGCCCCTTCACCGAGGCGGTGCTCCTCGGCGTGGTGGCTCTCCGCGCGCGTCACCGGATCTACTGGGACGCAGCCAACGCCCGCGTGACCAACGACGAGAGCGCCAACCAATACGTGCGCCGCCCCTACCGTCCGGGTTGGGGCGTGTGA
- a CDS encoding Gfo/Idh/MocA family oxidoreductase, whose product MRHLWVDDARNRPVDATSPASFVTTMHTPDRLTRRDFVKASAAAASLFALPRFAIGQAGPSANGRLNLAFVGAGGIANNAFSDCDGENYVALCDVDDERAASNYAKYPDAKRFKDFRVMLDEMHREIDAVVVSCPDHTHFAAAFLAMQAGKHVYVQKPLTHDIWQARTLRRAAQRYKVVTQMGNQGHATEGIRLVKEWYEAGVLGQVREVHAWFDGPDFERAPYFRIPATFPPAGVPAPAHIDWDLWLGPAKKRPYSPAYHPLTWRGFWDFGCGELGDWACHTLDAPFWALDLDQPTRVSVVNMDPIHPTFCPRSSHIKFEFPARGDKAPVALHWYDGGQRPPVPLNWDRSKEFPKSGMLMVGDKETLMTGARPNSPRLLPDALWEDFRRNLPAKTIPRVLGGPFQEWIRAIKGEGPQPGSNFDYSARLTEMSLVGVMAQRTGRDIEWDAAAMRVTNHKGFESLVREPARRGWNFGDEVWRG is encoded by the coding sequence GTGCGTCACCTCTGGGTCGACGATGCGCGCAACCGCCCGGTCGACGCCACGTCACCCGCCTCGTTCGTTACAACCATGCATACCCCCGATCGTCTCACTCGTCGTGATTTCGTGAAGGCCTCGGCTGCGGCCGCGTCCTTGTTCGCCCTTCCCCGCTTCGCGATCGGTCAGGCGGGCCCGTCCGCCAACGGCCGTCTCAATCTCGCCTTCGTCGGTGCCGGCGGCATCGCCAACAACGCCTTCTCCGACTGCGACGGCGAAAACTACGTCGCGCTCTGCGATGTCGACGACGAGCGCGCCGCGTCCAACTACGCGAAGTATCCCGATGCGAAACGCTTCAAGGACTTCCGCGTCATGCTCGACGAGATGCACCGCGAGATCGATGCGGTCGTCGTCTCCTGTCCCGACCACACGCACTTCGCGGCCGCGTTCCTCGCCATGCAGGCCGGCAAGCACGTCTACGTGCAAAAGCCGCTCACGCACGACATCTGGCAGGCGCGGACCCTCCGCCGCGCCGCCCAGCGCTACAAGGTCGTCACGCAGATGGGCAACCAAGGCCACGCCACCGAAGGCATCCGGTTGGTGAAGGAGTGGTACGAGGCCGGCGTGCTCGGCCAAGTCCGCGAGGTGCATGCGTGGTTCGACGGTCCGGACTTCGAGCGTGCGCCCTATTTCCGCATCCCGGCCACGTTCCCGCCCGCTGGAGTTCCCGCGCCCGCGCACATCGATTGGGATCTGTGGCTCGGGCCCGCGAAGAAGCGTCCCTACAGCCCCGCCTACCACCCGCTCACCTGGCGCGGTTTCTGGGACTTCGGTTGCGGCGAACTCGGCGATTGGGCCTGCCACACGCTCGACGCTCCGTTCTGGGCGCTCGACCTCGACCAGCCCACCCGCGTGTCCGTGGTCAACATGGACCCGATCCATCCGACGTTTTGCCCCCGCTCCTCCCACATCAAGTTCGAGTTCCCCGCCCGCGGCGACAAAGCCCCCGTCGCGCTCCATTGGTACGACGGTGGCCAACGTCCCCCTGTGCCGCTCAACTGGGACCGCTCGAAGGAGTTCCCGAAATCCGGCATGCTCATGGTCGGGGACAAGGAAACGCTCATGACCGGTGCCCGCCCCAACAGCCCGCGCCTCCTTCCCGATGCGCTCTGGGAAGACTTCCGCCGCAATCTCCCCGCAAAGACGATTCCCCGCGTGCTCGGCGGCCCGTTCCAAGAGTGGATCCGCGCGATCAAGGGCGAGGGGCCGCAACCGGGTTCCAACTTCGACTACTCCGCCCGCCTCACCGAGATGTCGTTGGTCGGTGTGATGGCCCAGCGCACCGGGCGAGACATCGAGTGGGACGCCGCCGCCATGCGCGTGACCAACCACAAAGGCTTCGAGTCACTCGTGCGCGAACCCGCCCGCCGCGGCTGGAACTTCGGCGACGAAGTCTGGCGCGGCTGA
- a CDS encoding GNAT family N-acetyltransferase produces the protein MEIRADDLRGPEIAAFLAEHIRDMRAVSPPESKHALDLNGLRRPEITFWILWHEGQIGGCCALAQLDARHGEIKSMRTAIALRNRGIASRLLEHVVREATARGYARLSLETGAMPFFEAARRLYVRHGFVPCGPFSTYKDDPNSAFFTRNLAVEATLPAAGVPAFDPLESA, from the coding sequence ATGGAGATCAGAGCAGACGATCTGCGTGGCCCCGAAATCGCGGCATTCCTCGCGGAGCACATTCGCGACATGCGCGCGGTGTCTCCGCCCGAGAGCAAGCACGCGCTCGACCTGAATGGACTGCGTCGACCGGAGATCACCTTCTGGATTCTGTGGCACGAGGGACAGATCGGCGGCTGCTGCGCACTCGCGCAGCTCGATGCCCGCCATGGCGAGATCAAGTCGATGCGGACGGCGATCGCGCTGAGAAATCGCGGCATCGCCTCGAGGTTGCTGGAGCACGTCGTCCGGGAAGCGACTGCGCGTGGCTACGCTCGTCTGAGCCTCGAGACGGGCGCGATGCCGTTCTTCGAGGCGGCACGCCGGCTCTACGTCAGGCACGGTTTCGTGCCGTGTGGTCCTTTCTCGACCTACAAGGACGATCCGAACAGCGCGTTCTTCACCCGGAACCTCGCAGTCGAGGCCACCCTCCCGGCCGCAGGCGTTCCCGCATTCGATCCGCTAGAGAGCGCCTGA
- a CDS encoding DUF3817 domain-containing protein, with the protein MFSLLQTTLGRLRVIGWLEGVSFLVLLGIAMPLKYFAGEPGAVRVVGMAHGILFIAYVAAAILATIEYGWKLRITAALIVAAFFPFGPFIVDARVLRGLEEESARVARAK; encoded by the coding sequence ATGTTTTCGCTTCTGCAAACGACGCTCGGGCGGCTACGCGTGATCGGCTGGTTGGAAGGTGTCTCCTTTCTCGTGCTGCTGGGGATAGCGATGCCGCTGAAGTACTTCGCGGGCGAGCCGGGCGCGGTGCGAGTCGTAGGCATGGCACACGGAATCCTCTTCATCGCCTACGTGGCGGCGGCGATTCTCGCGACCATCGAGTACGGGTGGAAACTGCGGATCACGGCGGCATTGATCGTGGCGGCGTTTTTCCCGTTCGGCCCATTCATCGTGGACGCGCGGGTGTTGCGCGGGTTGGAGGAAGAGAGTGCGCGCGTGGCGCGCGCGAAGTGA
- a CDS encoding DUF1080 domain-containing protein → MTSQHRRPSRSTASTKIVSLRRAACLATLFLAPALLPLATHAATPPPATASTASEWKPLFDGKSLAGWTVKIAGSPLGENLFDTFRVEDGILKVSYDGYDEFDSRFGHIFTELAYSHYIVRLEYRMAGKKLPDAPEWTLLNSGIMLHAQPPQSMRLDQSFPVSLEFQFLADAGTGPRSTGNVCSPGTHHEMHGALVTRHIVESSAPTFAPDEWVRVEAEVRGNEEIIHRVNGVEVLRYQRPQLDPADRDARRLLDAGAPLHVGHGHLALQAEAQPVWFRNIEIKPLAP, encoded by the coding sequence GTGACCTCCCAACACCGCCGCCCCTCCCGCTCCACCGCCTCGACGAAAATCGTTTCGCTCCGCCGCGCGGCCTGCCTCGCGACACTCTTTCTCGCGCCCGCCCTGCTCCCTCTCGCCACGCACGCCGCGACTCCGCCTCCCGCCACCGCATCCACCGCTTCCGAGTGGAAACCCCTCTTCGACGGCAAGTCGCTTGCCGGATGGACGGTCAAGATCGCCGGCTCGCCTCTCGGCGAAAACCTCTTCGACACCTTCCGCGTCGAGGACGGCATCCTCAAGGTCTCCTACGACGGTTACGACGAGTTCGACTCCCGCTTCGGCCACATCTTCACCGAGCTCGCCTACTCCCACTACATCGTGCGCCTCGAGTACCGCATGGCCGGCAAGAAGCTCCCCGACGCCCCCGAGTGGACCCTCCTCAACAGCGGCATCATGCTCCACGCCCAACCCCCGCAGAGCATGCGCCTCGACCAATCGTTTCCCGTCAGTCTCGAGTTCCAGTTCCTGGCCGATGCCGGCACCGGTCCCCGCTCCACCGGCAACGTCTGCAGCCCCGGCACTCACCACGAGATGCATGGTGCGCTCGTCACCCGCCACATCGTCGAATCCTCCGCACCGACGTTCGCGCCCGACGAGTGGGTTCGGGTCGAAGCCGAAGTCCGCGGCAACGAGGAGATCATCCACCGCGTCAACGGCGTCGAGGTCCTCCGCTACCAACGCCCCCAGCTCGACCCCGCCGACCGCGACGCCCGCCGCCTCCTCGATGCCGGTGCCCCCTTGCACGTCGGCCACGGCCACCTCGCTCTCCAAGCCGAAGCCCAGCCCGTCTGGTTCCGCAATATCGAGATCAAGCCCCTCGCCCCCTAG
- a CDS encoding SDR family oxidoreductase, with protein MIALTGATGQLGRLVLEELIALAHTPAAALAALVRSPEKAAHLAARGVSVRRAPYTDAAALRHALEGVEKLLLVSSSEIGQRVAQHANVVAAARDAGVRLLVYTSLLHADTSEIDLATEHRATEAAIRASGIPYVILRNGWYTENYTAALPAVLAHGAVLGSAGTGRISLAARADYASAAVAALTGRVPTGTTLELAGDTAVTLAEFAAEIARLTGRDIVYRDLPEAEYAALLRQFGFPEPIASAFPGWDAAASRGALFDDSRTLGRLIGRPTTPVADTIRAAL; from the coding sequence ATGATCGCCCTCACTGGTGCCACCGGCCAACTCGGCCGCCTCGTCCTCGAAGAACTCATCGCGCTGGCCCACACCCCCGCCGCCGCCCTCGCCGCCCTCGTCCGCTCCCCGGAGAAGGCCGCCCACCTCGCCGCGCGCGGAGTCTCCGTCCGCCGCGCTCCCTACACCGACGCCGCAGCCCTCCGTCACGCCCTCGAAGGCGTCGAAAAACTCCTCCTCGTCTCCTCCAGCGAGATCGGTCAGCGCGTCGCCCAACACGCCAATGTCGTCGCCGCCGCCCGCGACGCCGGCGTCCGCCTCCTCGTCTACACCAGCCTCCTCCACGCCGACACGTCCGAGATCGATCTCGCCACCGAACACCGCGCCACCGAAGCCGCCATCCGCGCCTCCGGCATACCCTACGTCATCCTCCGCAACGGCTGGTACACCGAAAACTACACCGCCGCCCTCCCCGCCGTCCTCGCCCACGGTGCCGTCCTCGGCTCCGCCGGCACCGGACGCATCTCGCTCGCCGCCCGCGCCGACTACGCCTCCGCTGCCGTCGCCGCACTCACCGGCCGCGTGCCAACCGGCACCACCCTCGAACTCGCCGGCGACACCGCCGTCACCCTAGCCGAATTCGCCGCCGAGATCGCTCGCCTCACCGGCCGCGACATCGTCTACCGCGACCTTCCCGAAGCCGAATACGCCGCTCTCCTTCGGCAGTTCGGATTCCCCGAGCCCATCGCCAGCGCCTTCCCCGGCTGGGACGCCGCCGCCTCTCGCGGGGCACTCTTCGACGACAGCCGCACCCTCGGCCGCCTCATCGGCCGCCCCACCACCCCCGTCGCCGACACCATCCGCGCCGCCCTCTGA
- a CDS encoding peroxiredoxin-like family protein gives MKIVSTLVMLAATAALLPFGVAADTVKPAAEVGARAPAFTLADSRGAKVSLADLTASGKVALVFFRSADWCPFCIAQLKELQESLPAFEAAGIEVVGISYDSVDTLAKSAAKHGLTLALLSDEGSKTIDAFGIRNHEAKGKGVGVPHPAVFLVDSKGTITAKLMHEGHRTRPTPGDILAAAHGMK, from the coding sequence ATGAAGATCGTCTCCACTCTCGTGATGCTCGCCGCCACCGCGGCGCTTCTGCCGTTCGGGGTCGCCGCCGACACCGTGAAACCCGCTGCCGAGGTCGGCGCTCGGGCACCCGCGTTCACCCTCGCGGATTCCCGGGGCGCAAAGGTCTCGCTCGCCGATCTCACGGCGTCGGGAAAGGTCGCCCTCGTGTTCTTTCGCTCCGCCGACTGGTGCCCCTTCTGCATCGCGCAACTGAAGGAACTTCAAGAGAGCCTTCCGGCATTCGAGGCCGCCGGGATCGAGGTCGTGGGCATCAGCTACGACTCCGTCGATACGCTCGCGAAGTCCGCCGCGAAACACGGACTCACGCTCGCTCTCCTGTCCGACGAAGGCAGCAAGACCATCGACGCCTTCGGCATCCGCAACCACGAGGCCAAGGGCAAGGGCGTCGGCGTTCCGCATCCCGCCGTGTTCCTCGTCGATTCCAAGGGCACGATCACCGCGAAGCTGATGCACGAAGGTCACCGGACGCGCCCTACCCCCGGCGACATCCTCGCGGCGGCACACGGCATGAAGTAG
- a CDS encoding glutaredoxin family protein translates to MVTPDHLCPWGVKAKDLLRRSGYRVDDRHLKTKEANEAYKRENGVDETPQIFIEGRHVGGYDALREHLGKGPDPKEGKTYQPIVAVFAVTGAMAVTTMLSTSTSATIADGWAWIRVGELCVAFSMCVLGILKLQNLQSYANGFVQYDLVARHWVPYAYVYAFVEAGGGVLMIADIATLVVAPVVLVISAIGAVSIVRAAYIERRDLNCACVGGGSDVPLGFVSLSENLIMIAMAVWMLGKGSV, encoded by the coding sequence ATGGTGACTCCGGACCACCTGTGCCCGTGGGGAGTCAAGGCCAAGGATCTACTGCGACGGAGCGGCTATCGAGTGGACGATCGGCACTTGAAGACGAAGGAGGCCAACGAGGCCTACAAGCGCGAAAACGGTGTCGACGAGACCCCACAGATCTTCATCGAGGGGCGGCATGTGGGCGGTTACGACGCGCTACGGGAGCACCTCGGCAAGGGGCCCGATCCGAAAGAAGGGAAGACGTATCAGCCGATCGTCGCGGTGTTTGCGGTGACGGGCGCGATGGCCGTGACGACCATGCTCTCGACGTCGACCTCGGCGACGATCGCGGACGGCTGGGCGTGGATCCGTGTGGGTGAGTTGTGCGTGGCCTTCAGCATGTGCGTGCTCGGGATCCTGAAACTGCAAAACCTCCAGTCCTACGCCAACGGGTTCGTGCAGTACGATCTCGTGGCGCGGCACTGGGTGCCCTACGCGTACGTCTACGCGTTCGTCGAGGCGGGGGGAGGCGTGCTCATGATCGCGGACATCGCGACGCTCGTGGTGGCGCCGGTGGTGCTCGTGATCAGTGCGATCGGTGCCGTGTCGATCGTGCGCGCAGCCTACATCGAGAGACGCGATCTGAACTGCGCGTGCGTCGGCGGAGGTAGCGACGTGCCGCTGGGTTTCGTGTCGCTGTCCGAGAACCTGATCATGATCGCGATGGCGGTGTGGATGCTCGGGAAGGGAAGCGTGTGA
- a CDS encoding PAS domain-containing protein, which yields MHADSTSSLAASELRLEKMRCLVEATQQLSLARNVDAIATVVRSVARLLAGADGATFVLRDADECWYVDEDAIGPLWKGQRFPMSACVSGWAMLNRKPAVIPDIFDDPRVPVDAYRSTFVKSLVMVPIRTADPIGAIGVYWSRPFEASSVDVDLLQSLANTTSVAMENVAIHRNLERLVAERTKDLSAANEELEAFSYSVSHDLRNPLTSINGHASLVEMDLRSGDLETAQRNLETIRSETLRMAQLIDDLLRLSSFQRVPLTKSRVDLSAMAERICARLRHAAPARRVRIEIQPSLLVRADPGLIEALLENLLSNAWKFTSKRDDARISVARTTTAETFEIEVRDNGAGFDRAKAEKLFTPFSRMHSRAEFPGTGIGLALCRRIVERHGGTIRADSTPGQGATFAFTLPADTP from the coding sequence ATGCACGCAGACTCCACTTCGTCCCTCGCCGCCTCGGAACTCAGACTCGAGAAGATGCGCTGCCTCGTCGAAGCGACGCAGCAGCTCTCCTTGGCCCGAAACGTCGACGCGATCGCCACCGTCGTCCGCTCGGTTGCACGCCTCCTCGCTGGTGCCGACGGCGCAACTTTCGTCCTCCGCGATGCCGACGAGTGTTGGTACGTCGACGAAGACGCCATCGGCCCCTTGTGGAAGGGACAACGCTTTCCGATGAGCGCGTGCGTCAGCGGGTGGGCCATGCTCAACCGCAAGCCCGCCGTCATCCCCGACATCTTCGACGATCCCCGCGTGCCGGTCGACGCCTACCGTTCGACGTTCGTGAAGAGCCTCGTCATGGTGCCCATCCGCACCGCCGATCCCATCGGAGCCATCGGCGTGTATTGGTCCCGCCCCTTCGAGGCCAGCTCCGTCGACGTCGATCTCCTCCAGTCGCTCGCCAACACCACCTCCGTCGCGATGGAAAACGTCGCCATCCACCGCAACCTCGAGCGGCTCGTCGCCGAGCGCACGAAAGACCTCAGCGCCGCCAACGAAGAACTCGAAGCCTTCTCCTACTCCGTCTCCCACGACCTCCGCAACCCGCTCACCAGCATCAACGGACACGCCAGCCTCGTGGAGATGGACCTCCGATCGGGCGACCTCGAAACCGCCCAGAGAAACCTCGAGACCATCCGCAGCGAAACGCTTCGCATGGCGCAACTGATCGACGACCTCCTCCGCCTGTCCTCCTTCCAGCGGGTGCCCCTCACCAAGTCTCGCGTCGACCTCTCCGCCATGGCCGAGCGCATCTGCGCCCGCCTGCGACACGCCGCCCCCGCGCGTCGCGTGCGCATCGAGATTCAACCCTCCCTCCTCGTGCGCGCCGATCCCGGCCTGATCGAAGCCCTCTTGGAAAACCTCCTCTCCAACGCGTGGAAGTTCACCTCCAAGCGCGACGACGCCCGCATATCCGTTGCCCGGACGACCACGGCCGAAACCTTCGAAATAGAGGTGCGAGACAACGGTGCGGGCTTCGACCGCGCCAAGGCCGAGAAACTCTTCACCCCCTTCTCGCGCATGCACTCGCGGGCCGAGTTTCCCGGCACCGGCATCGGCCTCGCGCTCTGCCGTCGCATCGTCGAGCGCCACGGCGGCACCATCCGCGCCGACTCGACCCCCGGTCAAGGCGCCACCTTCGCCTTCACCCTCCCCGCCGACACCCCCTGA
- a CDS encoding DNA adenine methylase has protein sequence MSDRYPSPLRYPGGKTSIADVLESVIEMNGLDGCTFIEAFAGGAGAALKLLRRGVVDRIVINDRDRSVFCFWKCVMTQTQALVDRIENVPLDIDEWRRQREIYLSPGRCKHLDLGFAAFYLNRCNRSGIIKNGGPIGGIDQSGRWKIDARFNREALSARIVEIAEYGDRIVVSNEDAAALLDTAADRFRSPIFIYADPPYYDKGRELYLNFYEDADHVDLAKQMAGLDSASWVMTYDNVPRIRELYAGNQLLEFSQRYSAHQSSRNGDELLIAPPRIRLPKRQLRQLARAS, from the coding sequence ATGAGCGATCGCTATCCGAGCCCCCTCAGGTATCCAGGCGGAAAGACTTCAATCGCGGACGTCTTGGAGTCGGTGATCGAAATGAACGGCTTGGACGGGTGCACGTTCATCGAGGCGTTTGCCGGTGGGGCGGGAGCAGCTTTGAAGCTGTTGCGGAGAGGGGTGGTCGACCGCATTGTGATCAACGATCGCGACCGCTCAGTCTTCTGCTTCTGGAAGTGCGTCATGACGCAGACGCAGGCTCTCGTCGACCGGATCGAGAATGTCCCGCTCGACATCGACGAGTGGCGGCGGCAGCGGGAAATCTATCTTTCACCCGGTAGGTGCAAACACCTCGATCTTGGTTTCGCCGCATTCTACCTCAACCGGTGCAACCGGTCCGGCATCATCAAGAACGGCGGACCTATCGGGGGCATCGATCAATCCGGTCGTTGGAAGATCGATGCCCGATTCAATCGTGAAGCGCTGTCCGCGCGAATCGTCGAAATTGCGGAATACGGGGATCGTATCGTCGTGTCGAACGAGGACGCGGCAGCCCTCTTGGACACTGCAGCAGATCGCTTCCGATCTCCTATCTTCATCTATGCCGACCCTCCCTACTACGACAAGGGCAGGGAACTCTACCTCAACTTCTACGAAGACGCCGATCACGTGGACTTGGCGAAACAGATGGCGGGACTCGACAGCGCCTCGTGGGTGATGACCTACGATAACGTGCCCCGCATTCGAGAGCTGTACGCAGGCAACCAGCTCCTCGAGTTCAGTCAGCGATACTCCGCGCATCAGTCCTCGCGCAATGGCGACGAGTTGTTGATCGCGCCCCCGCGCATTCGGCTGCCGAAGCGACAGTTGCGGCAGCTCGCGCGGGCAAGCTGA
- a CDS encoding DUF2513 domain-containing protein, which yields MKRDWDLIRRILLWQECDDEQEKVRLEVAIDQEWSQPVVLEHTRLLIENRCPDGVVLGCHEIPDTVIVRRLTWQGHDLLAAMRDETVWKKVTGTVNRTVGGATVDVLKGLLESAMRAAAEAAMRTAGGS from the coding sequence ATGAAACGCGACTGGGACCTGATCCGCAGGATCCTGCTCTGGCAGGAGTGTGATGACGAACAAGAGAAGGTTCGGCTCGAGGTCGCGATCGACCAAGAATGGAGTCAACCGGTGGTGCTCGAACACACGCGACTCTTGATCGAGAACCGCTGCCCCGACGGTGTGGTGTTGGGGTGCCACGAAATCCCGGATACCGTCATCGTTCGCCGCCTTACCTGGCAGGGCCACGACCTGCTCGCCGCGATGCGCGACGAGACGGTGTGGAAGAAGGTCACCGGCACGGTCAACCGCACGGTCGGCGGGGCGACGGTCGACGTCCTCAAGGGCTTGCTCGAGTCCGCGATGCGCGCAGCCGCCGAAGCCGCGATGCGTACGGCTGGTGGCTCGTGA
- a CDS encoding SDR family oxidoreductase has protein sequence MTLSGGVRVDSRTGGRQRVGVAPTTAPLFDLTGRRALITGSSQGIGLCIARGLAQAGASVVLNGRDAGKLERAAQELRASGAAVEARAFDVTDEAAIAAARDALDPIDILVNNAGMHRRGPLVDMPLENWDAVLRSNLTAPFLMARAFAPGMIARGRGKVINLCSVMSEIARPTIANYAAAKGGLKMLTRALAVEWGRHNIQVNGLGPGYIATELNRSLIADEKFNAMICGRTPLGRWGRPEEIVGPAVYLASAASDFMTGQILYIDGGILAGL, from the coding sequence TTGACCCTTTCGGGTGGCGTCAGGGTCGACAGCCGCACGGGCGGACGCCAGCGTGTCGGCGTGGCCCCGACTACCGCCCCTCTCTTCGATCTCACCGGCCGCCGCGCGTTGATCACGGGATCCTCGCAAGGCATCGGCCTCTGCATTGCCCGCGGCCTCGCGCAAGCCGGAGCGAGCGTCGTGCTCAACGGGCGGGATGCCGGCAAGCTCGAGCGCGCCGCGCAGGAACTGCGTGCCTCCGGTGCCGCGGTGGAAGCGCGCGCCTTCGACGTGACCGATGAAGCGGCGATCGCGGCGGCGCGTGACGCGCTCGATCCCATCGACATCTTGGTCAACAACGCCGGCATGCACCGCCGCGGTCCCCTCGTCGACATGCCGCTGGAGAACTGGGACGCAGTCCTGCGCAGTAATCTCACCGCGCCCTTCCTGATGGCCCGCGCGTTTGCGCCCGGCATGATCGCGCGCGGGCGGGGCAAGGTCATCAACCTTTGTTCCGTGATGAGCGAAATCGCTCGGCCGACCATCGCCAACTACGCCGCGGCGAAAGGCGGCTTGAAAATGCTCACGCGCGCCCTGGCCGTGGAATGGGGCCGGCACAACATCCAGGTCAACGGCTTGGGACCCGGTTACATCGCGACCGAGTTGAACCGATCCCTGATCGCCGACGAGAAGTTCAACGCCATGATCTGCGGCCGCACCCCCCTCGGCCGCTGGGGCCGCCCCGAGGAGATCGTCGGCCCGGCCGTCTACCTCGCCTCCGCCGCCTCCGATTTCATGACCGGCCAGATTCTCTACATCGACGGCGGCATCCTCGCCGGTCTCTGA